DNA sequence from the Gouania willdenowi chromosome 21, fGouWil2.1, whole genome shotgun sequence genome:
CGTCATTACGCCCTTTCCCTATCACTAGTTATATCTTATCCTCCTCTTCATGctcatcttcttctttttcatctTCCATTCTTAACGCACACTCATCTTGAGTGACTATGATGGGTCATTTCTCTGATAGCAGTTTTCATCAGCAACATCTCACTCCTCTTCTTGACGTTTCTCTTCATTACCTTATACTTCACTTTCACCCACTCTTCCTCTTGTATCACTTATCTCAAGATTTCTAACTTCTTGACCTCCTCCCTCAGTAATGACATCTGCAAACTTATTTTTACTATTTGCAGCCTTTTTGAAACGCCTTCTTTTATTACATATAAACCTTCAtccttatttacattttctatcaCCTACGTCCTCTATCTCATAGCCTTGTTACTTTATTACctgttttgtgactttttttttttaaactcttctCTCTATGTTCACTTTCTTTTCCCACATCTTTTCTTATGTCCTCATCCTCAGTTTGTTCTATATTCACGACTTTTCTTTGAGTGCTACAAGTTTTCCTATTCACAGTGTCTTCGGTCTGATTTGATACCTTTCACTACCCCATGATGAATCATAATTAGTGCGAAaactagaattttttttttctcatgctgACTCGAGAaccttcctttgtttttttgtttgttcttatgtgatgtaaaaaaaaaaacactgtgacAGCATCAGGGAAGATGTATATGTGAATGCTATTTGCTTTGTGAAGCATCTTGTTTAATAAGGATTATTGGTGATGCTGAGTTAACGTCATCGCTGTCAAATTGCCTGCAACTCTAACAGTAGGAAGAAGATATGTTGCAttacagtaaatatatatactgtatatatatttttaacctTGGTCAGGCAGTGGAGATATTCACTTTCTAAAACAATCTGAtcttttattttcagaaaacaatccaacacataaaatgaaaactaaaactaaataaatagaaaCACTAAACATTATTCTAATTTATAAATGAGATAAGTCATTTTAttactttaattttattttatttttttaaatgtgttttctctCCTGAAAATGAGACCTAATTGTCTTAATGGCATTACATGCAATAAAggttagaaataaataaataaatactatagAAACCATTAATAACACAGCAAATTAAGataattgcacaaaataactatattacaatttattttagaCCTCTAGTGCTGCATTCTTGGGTCACTTCCAAAAACCCACCCATCCCCTCACAGAGAGTCCCATCAGTCGGGGTCGAGagaggattattattattattattattattattattacatggcTTTACAATGTAGTGTAGTTAAATTATGTGgccttatttttttcaaaataacaaaaagtacCAACAACTTTAATATAAGAATACTATTAACTCTGCCACAGTCCAGCTCTGActtttggatacatttttttgaGCTTTCTTTAACGTCGTATCTTTTGTGTCCCCGCTTGaccttttcctttccttttctcCAAAACATGACAATTTTCTGCAGGTTTATTTAAACCTTTGATTGGCGTTTAATCAGATTTAAACCTATCCTGTCATTTTGACCAGCTTCACATATGTTGCTTATCCACCTCCACAGATTTTACATTCCTGCCTTCTTTCTGTTTTTACCGTAATTACATCTTCACAAGgctctgtttatttttaaagattgtTTTTGGGTTGTAACAGGAAaagaatgatgtaaaaatcttttttctttactcttGTCTTTATTCATCCAATTCCCAGCAATCAGTCTGTTGTGGTTTATCCTCAGGGAGACCtttacacttctttttttttctttttttttttgcagattctTCAGTCTATCCTTCAGAGTTTTCATCATATATGACTGTTTGATGATGTTTTCTATCTTGGTGGGTCTCTGTTCCTCTCTGTGCAGGAGACACGTCTGCTTTTAACGTGCTGGAGCCTTTCCGAGACTCTGTGGGTGAGGATTTGTCAGAGCTTTCTATTCTGTTCCCCTGCTGAAGGAGAGCTGTCCTAAAAACACATCTGCTTCTCTTGTAGCTTCCCTTTGGGCTTTGGCTTAGTTTTTCTTCTTACAACACAGAGTTCATGTAGTGAATAGTGCTTTTATAAAGAAAGAAGAGAGAAGAATGCAAACAACACTGTAATGTCTAGATTATATGTGTTTTAAAGCTTGAAACATCGTCAAAAGCGGCATAGAGCATACACCAATCAGCCACAACATTATGACCaaattttaatattgtaaaggtgtcatttttttctttcagttatTTGTCCTGTTGCCACGAGTCTCAAATCTTTATGTATACCAATTATTTTGTACAGCTGAAAACttcaacttcaaaataaaatgttgacaCCTAATCACTTGGTTATAATACTATGGCTCATTGGTGTATGTTTTCACTTAAGAGTCAATATGAGTTGTGTtgctcctctgacgaagactggcagttgacagtggaaacatttttcCTAAAATACTTGATttcaataaacaaaacctcaacttaacacacaattcaaaaagaagacaaaattaatcttgctggaactaatacatggaagtcaagtgaaacttcaaaggaaccatcaaaggagATCAGCAGAactctgatgaagactgacagtttaaagtcgaaacatgtcgggatataaatttcctgaaaaacttgGTCTcaataaacgaaacctcaacttaacacactattcaaaaagaagacaaaatgaatcacgCAGGAACtgaagtgaaacttcaaaggaaccatcaaaggcgatcagcagaactcctctgatgaagactggcaatTGACAgccgaaacatgtcgggagataaacatttcctgaaaaacgtggtttcaataaacaaaacctcGATTTACCATACTgttgaaaaagaagacaaaatgaatcacgctggaactattacatggaagtgaagtgaaacttcaaaggaaccatcaaaggcaagcagcagaactcctctgacgaagactagcagttgacagtcgaaacatgtcgggagataaaattttcctgaaaaaccttgtctgaatactATACCGTTCATCGTTACAACTTACAAACTCATTCTACCTATATCTATTTTTGGACCATCTGTGTAGTAAATAAAGTATACACATTCATATTTGCatccatctttttttaaagtaattagaaaataaaacattctgCTGTTGATTTATACAACCATGCCATAAGTGCTAACATATTGAACATTGGACTTGGATAATTTCATAGTCAACTTGTAATACTTTTGTGGGTGGAGGTGATTAAAACAAACGCACTGCcaggagggaaaaaaagaaaatccttaTTTTCTAGTTAACACAAACAGATGGTGGATGACTATTGGGTCAGCGAGGCGTCATTCACTCACACAGAGACGCACAGAGTGCTCTAGCAGCACAAGTGTGCAAATGGGAGGATCAATAACTCATTTAtattacacaaacacactgagccAGGCAGGCAGACTGGTGCTTTTATTTAACTGACTAGTTTTCTAGTAATTCTTGTGTAAAGGATTAGGTTTCAATCTAGAACAAAGCCAAAAGGAGCACtgagcacacacaaacacaggagaTTCCTTCACAGCTTGCTTCATCATTGGCTGTggaaacactgtgtgtgtgtgtgtgtgtgtgtgtgtgtgtgtgtgtgtgtgtgcgtgtgtgtgtgtgtgtgtgtgtgtgtgtgtgtgtgtgtgtgtgtgtgtgtgtgtgtgtgtgtgtgtgtgtgtgtgtgtgtcacagctgGAAGGCCATTTGTCAAGAGAGAAAACTGTTGCCAGAGGTTTTTCCCTGATGTGGAAACTTAATGTGGgcttcacacacactcacatataaACCATGTAATGCTGAGGTACGCAAATTTCCTTGAAGagctgggggaaaaaaagtagTGTTTGATGCCACTGTTTCCTGCCCTGAAGTGCATATATACTGTAACTCAGAGTTTGAGTTtctttatatatactgtatagtcaCTCACCTTAGGTTAATTGTGCTCACTGCTACAAGATTTAGCATCATGCAAGGGCACACACATGTTGCATGATGCTAAGCTGGGGTTCAGTGAAACAATAAAGTCAACACAAAATGTAATTCCATAATTTTGTAACAAAAAAGGAAGCTTGTAATAATCATTGTCACTTTGATTGAACAATTTGCTGCATGGATTAAACTATTAAATTctctttatctgatttaaacACATGGGATTGTATGtaacacattattataaaaGAGCAGAGACTGAAACTCACATTTTCTTGGTGTAAATCCTGGATTTGTTCCCGAATTTAAAGAGACATTGAATTATGTGCAGTGTTcataacatattttttaaaaaaatgacttttaacttaaaaaaaaataataataatatttttttttttaataaattataaattGGTCTAAAAACTATGGAACCTTTGGAAgctatggaagcccattcccaccagtaaaaaaaaacaaaaaacaaaaaactgggaAAAGTAAAGATAaatttgtatctcataattatgacttatatacatataattattattttattgctttaatACGCTTCAATAAAAAACTGTCATCAGTTAGCcaagtgttattttattttattttattttatttcattttatttttaatttcaatttattttacatccatccatccattttcagacccgtttgttccttttttcagggtcgccgAGCTCTGCTGGTGTctgttattctattttattttattttattttattttaacaatgacagtcagtttattcatttatttagattaTGCTGATTCAACttcaaatgtaaaataaactGCTTAACTTAACCTCACATCGAACAAGCATGTTTTTCCACCATCATGGTTTGGATTATTTATAACTTATTTGTAAATTGtgttctacatatatatatatatatatatatatatatatatatatatatatatatatatatatatatatatatatatatagaaagcctattttactatttattctaatcttattgttttgcacaaattttataacatttaatcTTTTCATGTGTACATGGTTCTCACACTTGCTTTTGCAATGTAAACCTGTTTtctcatgccaataaagctgttttgaaattgaatttgaaattgaatttgaatGCTGTCAGTTGTGTGCAATCTAAGCtttaagttcttttttttgtggtgAGCGGTGCTCCATAGTGGAAACATGAGTCAGCGATTGATTTGGATGCAGAGCTGTTCAGGTTAAAGGAGATGATGATTGGTCTCTGGGGGGCTTTTCAGCAGATGCAGTGAGGTGGGAtctaatttgtttgtttgctcaATGTAAAGCTTTACATTTAACCTTAGATTTACaggtacatgaaaaaaaaaaaaaaaaaaaaaatagaatatcatgaaaaatgttttttttgtcactcatttcagaaagtgaaacccAGATATAGACTCATGACACATAGAGTGAactatttcaagcctttatgcAATAATTCATACAAAAAGAGGCCCAAGTGcatagaaacaaaaaaagcatttctgcttaaaatttcattttttttttttctattgatctttataaatattcaaaatttCTGAGACAGAATTTTGGGTTGTCATTATATGTAAGCCATGATCATTCAAATTTCAAGGGAAAAAAGGCTtgaaatacagtatttttataTGTTCTACATGGCTTTCACTTTTTTAtggtattgtattttattttttgatgtaCCTGTATAAGAGAGAGATGGCTTTGGAGGAAGCTCATCATAGTATGAGGCTCTGCTGCTTTTCTGATGTTACAGAGAAGTTGGTGTTACACTGCCCCTAGTGGAGATTCACAAGGATCACAACATACAAATTCAACATCTCGTCTCAATATTTAAAATGAGTTACAGTGACACTAACATGTTGGAATAACCTGAGTacagaaatcagaatcagaaatattgTAATAATTATAGGCGGAAATTAGTTTTTGTTATAGTGACTTCAAGTTGAAATTATAACCAAagtgaaaagaaacacaaatacacacgattagaaaaaaaaacaaaaaaaaaacgttaaaaaGTACAAAGGTACTACGAAAGCGTaggggaaaatatattttggatcactatattgtacaaacaatataatgaTATTGTGAAAACATGACATTATAATTTAGAAACAACATAATTCGATTGTACAaacatattatattgtacaaacgtaatattatattgtttgtacaatatagtgatccaaaatataaaatcatgaaatttatataataataataataataataataataataataataataataattacatttgagtGTTTGATGCAAAACTTCCACTTCTTGTATTTGTCACAATTGCACAAAAACCCAACGTTTCTCTACAGTTTTCATGTCATTTAAGCGCATTTCTAAATTATAATGAATCCCAAAGCGTCTAATTTGAACCAGGTTGCAGCTGCCAATcaaaaccaaagaagaagaagaagaagaagaagaagaagaagaagaagaagaagaagaagaagaagaagaagaagaagaagaagaagaagaagaagaagaagaagaagaagaagaagaagaagaagccccccccccctccacccccacccccagaCCACGCCCCTCCACACGTGTTGCCGTCCTTTAGCCAAACTACGGACAGTTGTCAGTTGTCCAGTCAGTGACAGCTGCTTCATTTACAGGCAGAGGTTGATGTTCCTTTCCTTTAAATGCTGggttttacatttatatttgctttaaaatgtgtttgaggctGTTTTCCGCTCACAACGTTGTTTTTAAAAGCTTGAAGTCACACCTGAGCCAATCAGTGCACGGGTTTAGGTAAGAAGCTTTATTTACCTGattatgttttgtgtttacGTGATGATTTCTCTGTATTTCCAGCTGTGGAGGTGTTTCCTTTACCTCCGTGAGTTTGAAAGGCCGTAGTTGTCTCACACTTAAAGATTTTAGTCCAGATGAAATCAAGAAGGTTCTTTGGGTGTCAGGAGATCTGAAACATCGGATCAAGCATGAGAAACAGGTTAATAACATGAACTACTGGTACCATCTGCCTCTCCATGTGCTCTAACCACCATTTCTATTTCAGTGTCTGACCCTTCTGCAAGGGAAGTCTGTTGCTATGATATTTGAGAAGAGAAGCACCAGAACCAGAATGTCCACAGAGacaggtgacacacacacacacacacacacacacacacacacacacacacacacacacacacacacacacacacacacacacacacacacacacacacacacacacacacacacacacacacacacacacacacacacacacacacacacacacagagggctgaacgattttagaaaataatctaattgcaattttttttttcttccccctcaatattgcgatttaataatgcgattatttttccaagggcctcttgtcatgtatttttcagtgaacacaagcaataaatcaatgtgtttcataataaacaatttttcggtttatttaaactttaaataaatatagaatgtacattttaaagcacagattacgacaataaagcaaacaaatctgtggctttacctctcaACACGTCTAACTAACTTCATGTTTCATTAAACATGTGGacgcacttcttaaacactcaaTGAACTTAACAgcaaattgcagcctttgcgattagaaaattgcgttttatgatattgcgacaatatcgcaaatgcaattaatcgttcagctttaacacacacacacacacacacacacacacacacacacacacacacacacacacacacacacacacacacacacacacacacacacacacacacacacacacacacacacatttaaccaGAGGTGAAGAGtactgatacagtatatcttaCACAAGtataagtactgttacttgatttaaattgcactcaagtacataaaatactcaaataaaagtaaatagcATCTCAGTTAAATAGTACGCTCATTAAAaggtactagttactttcaccccccacatttatttttgttaataaatcttaccacttttcccttgcatacagtaaacatcccgtacagtttttttttttttttttttttaactaaaaataacagaaatgaattcaaataaaaaaataaaaaatacaaaaatgctgCTTTGGCaccgtacattacgtttaatctgattggtcgactatgatgtgatgtattatttgattgtgaaactacaaaaaatgaaatgaccagacaacaatgtatgttgatcattttaaaacaaaaacaaaaaagaattattattattattattatacataaattttatatagcgcttttctgggtactcaaagttGCTAGGGCAcctaaaataatttactcagtaactgttggctgtagaaatgtaatgaattactttactccttttaaaatgcacttaagtaaaagtaaaattgctgatttagaaatatacaagaAGGTACAAGCATTAAAAAGAAGCAActcaattattattgttgtaaatatctgtatcatatttgtattattataattattattatctttattttttacttctgtaatgtgtgtgtatctaatccttatttttaacagtctttttaacttaattatacacttatttaacatttattctttcttttgtttttaacgttttattcttttatttgtgatatttttttgactgactgtaacaaaagcaatttccctctggaataaataaaggaattctgattgtGATTGTGaaatacagtaacatgagtacttgtaatctgctGCTATTACTGAGGAATTTTAGGAATGACAAATGAGgcactttgttcttttttttcctgtagcTGTGCAGAGTTCTTCTTACCATTCTGTGTCGCTTTTATTCtgcacacaaaagaaatgctgaagagccacttttactttgaaggctTTAACCAAACACGGCTAAGCCATCCATCTTTTCACAGAGCCTACTACACATCTGTCCaccattttttatcaaaaagcGTTGtagaaaaattgaaatattttcatttctttttaatatttcagGCTTTGCTTTGTTGGGGGGACACCCCTGTTTTCTCACCTCGCAGGACATCCATCTTGGGGTGAATGAGAGCAGCACAGACACAGCACGGTGAGAGTTAAAGAGATGTATGTGAACCATGTGGATTATAAACCCATGACATGACCAACTATTTTGTAATACGACAGGAAGGCATTTAAGTGTTTACCTAAAAAGTGATGAGCTAAGACATGCGTGTCCGGCCCTTTTGATGATccaatttggcccccaggagaaagcaaaaatgactgaaaaaagacctaaatcattgtgtaaatgaaactcaacaatgttTGCAcggactcacagttttccctgtgcttatatagcatgatggcagtcattttttatgttaaactattataaaaacaaatgtattacttaacatttactttaattaaatagaaattggtcacaaaatcaaggaaatttaaagcaaagaccctgttgggactgatatctatcacttattgcttggatattgtcagtttcttacatattttgtgttttatatatgcgtagaagtgtaaactagggcacaatattgttgaaattactagttttcccacataaaatctgtggcccattgaGATCAAGCTGCTTTGTACCATGACACCACTGAGGTAAGACAtatgtttactgaagacccacaaacaacttttttcccattttgaggggctggcatgtccaccaaataggatgtatagcagattttTCAAGTTTCTAAAATTTCTGAatgtcagtttcctatgtgatgtaattcctgagatattagaagaaaaataaggacgagcgaaaagcaacacatacacacttcactaaattgtccatatctcaaaaagtatttatctgatcaaactaaaaattacagtgggcctattgaataatcatggaacaatttgtaaaaaaactaaatctgaattttttgagaccaaagtgcatgggatgtcctgaaaatgtgttgaaatgacacaGAATACTACTCATACATTTACTCACAGTGAgagtaaaacatttgtttcttatTGATATTTTATGACAATAAATGGAAAATGTTGATATTGCCAAAGTGGTACCTACTGAAAGTAAAAATCGTACGCATTGTGTTGAGCTTTCTGACGTCTGAATTGTCACTGCAGGGTTCTCTCGGGGTTTTGTGATATCGTCTTAGCGCGAGTTTACAGCCATACGACGCTGGAGGAGTTGGAAAAGGAGGCGTCCATCCCCATCATCAATGGCTTGTCTGACCTCTATCACCCCATCCAGATTCTGGCAGATTTCCTCACTTTACAGGTGCTTAACAACAACATCCAAGTCTTCTTTTCATGCAGTAGTGAGCAATTCTAGCTGCTGCTAAAGGCAACAGAATTAAAGAATGACAAAGATATGGAGTAATTCCATGATGGGAATGAcatggtaagaaaaaaaaaaccataataaGATTTttaggtgggtgtgtgtggtttGATGTAGAGAAATGTAAAGTCGTAAGCAACAATATGCATTTTAAATCATGGCAAAATTACTGTGATTAACTCATGATTAGTTAGGATTACTTCAACATAGTGTATTACAGcgtaaaaaagtgttttaaagtaGTGTGTATTGTATGTGTTACAAATAAAGATGAATATGTCAAAGTAATATAATAATGTTGtacacagaggtgtcaaatgattTATAAACTGATTAAAAAGCACTAAAGACAATATAATTTATGGTGAAAATATCTATGCTATAGAGCCTTGGTTCCCAAAGTGTGGTACGGGTACCcacaggggtacgcaaattgtcataggaggtacgtgaatagaaatttaaaacactgacaacattggaaactagaatataaatagagcagttaaggttaggttaatgctaatgcaaggctattgctaatgctgggttaaagctattgctaggtgaatgctaagtTGAAGCTATTGCTagactaatgataatgctaggttaaagctgaTAATAGATcaataatgctaggctaatgctgatgctaggctaatgatattgCTGTgcaaatgttaatgatgatgctaggttaatgttattgctattgctcagctaatgctagataaGGCTAATGCAAGCTAATACTAATGATAAGCTAATACAGTGTGACACGGCGAGcatctgcatcctcacttgcattttcttcaggaaatgcaaatattctacttattattattattattattattatatattattctactacaggataggtaaaattcactctcgggctacattgtatattacattacattagtaTGTATTTTGAGTGTGCAACagtaggggtacatggcttcaggttaattGTCTGAAaaatttgggaaacactggtataGAGTATATTTTGGTgttacagaaatgcacaaatgcAGGTGTGTATTTTAACTATATAAAAGCTGTATTAATATTCAAAACATTCCctgttgtttaatgttacattaTTCTTGTATAAACATGTAATGGTAAGGATTGACCACCAGATGGCAGTGTACTCATTTTTTTATCTCATCTCAACACATTCCCTTTGATATTGATCCAGTGATGGCACAGCTGCTTCAACTTTTACAATAATTTCTTACTACTTTAAGCATTCGACAGTGTTTATGGGTCAAATTATgcacaatttgaaaaaaagccTCTATCCACTCCCAGGAGCATTATGGATCACTCAGTGGTCTTACAGTCAGCTGGATTGGAGATGGAAATAATGTCCTCCACTCCTTCATGATGTGTGCACCCAAACTCGGAGTTCATCTAAAGATCGCTACACCAAAGGTTTGCGTTTTATACAATACTTTAAGATGAAGTAAgaataaaatagattaaaaaccTTAGAGGAACTAAATATTAAagttttaaattgttgtttCCAGGGGTATACACCTGATCAGAGTGTTATTGAAGAGGCACAGAGGCTTTCCACACAGGTGAAGTGTTTGTTATCACACCAACATATTGGTCTTTAACAAATATAGTCTGCTTTGGTTCTGATTATGTCTGATTGGATGTTGTGTGTCAGCATGGGACTCGGCTCAGTCTGACCTCTGACCCAATGGAAGCTGCACATAACAGTGACGTGTTGGTGACGGACACTTGGGTCAGTATGggacaggaagaggaaaagaaaagGAGGCTCCAAGATTTTGCAGGTTACCAGATTACAATGCAGGTAAatgactatactgtatactataccAGTGTTTCTTACATTgagggtacacgatggcactgaAAATGTGGGATTttatcatctttattatttagCTAAAAATGATAATCCTAATGAAAATGATGgtaatgatcttgattagaacatgaactgaaaatacaaaggtcagttttGGTTcaacaccaggtgggagatgactggaaatgataaaaaaactaaataaatctattcaaaaggcactaaatactgtttaattccacttatttacagcATGATTGTCTTTAAAATGCATGTTATCTctcatttattccattattatgctctgtTAGCCTTTTGGCTAACTCTGGTATATTTTCAGTATTGctattaatgtacactgtccctgttaatAAACCACACAaagtgtgtgagaagcatgtccctaaaataACAGAGTGCAATATGTTACTTAAGTATTtcaaaatttaagaaaaaatttaaaaataactgtgaagttaatgtaatgtaaaatgtCTGCACATAACGTGTATGAACCACATGTTTGCAGACGGGCAGCGTGGCCAAACCTGACTGGACTTTCTTGCACTGCCTCCCACGGAAAAAGGAAGAAGTGGACGACCAAGTTTTCTACTCTCCGCGCTCTCTCGTGTTCCAAGAGGCTGAGAATAGAAAATGGACCATCATGGTGGGTGATTATATGAAAtgtcttatttttttcagtcaaatCCTCTTTGATTGTCTTTACATTCACATGTGTTTTCTTTCAGGGTCTGATGGTCTCCCTGCTGACTGACTACACTCCACACACACCCATGATGAAGTTCTAGCTTCTAATCTAAAGGTGGATCCACAGTAGCTTAATTGTCTTAACACATCTGCAGATGTTTCTGTGCATGAATTCCAATTTGTTTTGGAGATGCTTTTCCTCAATATATTTGAATTAATTTGAAACATCCTTGTTTACACGTTTGGTTTAAAATTGTCATCAAAGGGCCAGTAACTGCTatgtaaatacacaatatgttgTATTTCACAATACTTCAGAAAGGATAtaacatgtttcttttttttaaaattgatatGGGAATAAAATCAACTTCATCTTGTTAATTGTGTAActctatattatattatattatctatattatatattattcccatcagaagaggaagaaagatCCGATCAACACACACTTACAGTATCTTTATTCTTATCTCTGAATTAGTTTGTTACAGGTTGAGTTTTCTTCTGAGGTCATGAATGCATCCCTGTCACTTATTAACTTCACAAAAAACTGGAATGTATTATGGTACATATATTTCAGAGATACAAgctaagaaaacaaaaa
Encoded proteins:
- the otc gene encoding ornithine carbamoyltransferase, mitochondrial, whose translation is MCLRLFSAHNVVFKSLKSHLSQSVHGFSCGGVSFTSVSLKGRSCLTLKDFSPDEIKKVLWVSGDLKHRIKHEKQCLTLLQGKSVAMIFEKRSTRTRMSTETGFALLGGHPCFLTSQDIHLGVNESSTDTARVLSGFCDIVLARVYSHTTLEELEKEASIPIINGLSDLYHPIQILADFLTLQEHYGSLSGLTVSWIGDGNNVLHSFMMCAPKLGVHLKIATPKGYTPDQSVIEEAQRLSTQHGTRLSLTSDPMEAAHNSDVLVTDTWVSMGQEEEKKRRLQDFAGYQITMQTGSVAKPDWTFLHCLPRKKEEVDDQVFYSPRSLVFQEAENRKWTIMGLMVSLLTDYTPHTPMMKF